The proteins below are encoded in one region of Pseudomonas sp. SCB32:
- the fahA gene encoding fumarylacetoacetase, producing the protein MSVSHNAQSWIESANGHPDFPLQNLPLGVFSPPGDSARGGVAIGDYIFDLKTACEAGLFHGAAHQAAVVASGDSLNAFFALGGTARRTLREALIGLLSEGSSEQKRMEHLGARLLKPQAACRLHLPAKVGDYTDFYVGIHHAKNVGKLFRPDNPLLPNYKYVPIGYHGRASTIVPSGSEVRRPNGQTLPAGVDVPVFGPCARMDLELELGIWIGQGNDQGKAIPISGAAGHIAGFCLLNDWSARDVQAWEYQPLGPFLSKSFATTISPWVVTAEALEPFRTAQPARPEGDPQPLPYLHDEADQQYGALDIELEVLLLTPRMRHEHHAPERIALSNTLNMYWTVAQMVAHHSVNGCRLQPGDLFGSGTLSGETPDSFGSLLELTTGGKQPVVLGNGEERRFLEDGDEIILRARCRRDGYPSIGFGECRGRILPAH; encoded by the coding sequence ATGAGCGTCTCCCACAACGCACAAAGCTGGATCGAATCGGCCAACGGCCACCCGGACTTCCCCCTGCAGAACCTGCCCCTGGGCGTGTTCAGCCCGCCGGGTGATTCGGCGCGCGGCGGCGTCGCCATCGGCGACTACATCTTCGACCTGAAGACCGCCTGCGAAGCCGGCCTCTTCCACGGCGCCGCGCACCAGGCCGCCGTGGTTGCCAGCGGCGACAGCCTCAACGCCTTCTTCGCCCTGGGCGGCACCGCCCGCCGCACCCTGCGTGAAGCGTTGATCGGCCTGCTCAGCGAAGGCAGCTCCGAGCAGAAGCGCATGGAGCACCTAGGCGCCCGGCTGCTCAAGCCCCAGGCCGCGTGCCGCCTGCACCTGCCGGCGAAAGTCGGCGACTACACCGACTTCTACGTCGGCATCCACCACGCGAAGAACGTCGGCAAGTTGTTCCGCCCGGACAATCCGCTGCTGCCCAACTACAAGTACGTGCCCATCGGCTACCACGGCCGCGCCTCCACCATCGTGCCCTCCGGCAGCGAAGTGCGCCGCCCCAACGGCCAGACCCTGCCCGCAGGCGTCGACGTACCGGTATTCGGCCCCTGCGCACGCATGGACCTGGAGCTGGAACTGGGCATCTGGATCGGCCAGGGCAACGACCAGGGCAAGGCCATCCCGATCTCCGGCGCCGCCGGGCATATCGCCGGCTTCTGCCTGCTCAACGACTGGTCCGCCCGCGACGTGCAGGCCTGGGAGTACCAGCCGCTCGGCCCCTTCCTGTCGAAAAGCTTCGCCACCACCATCTCGCCCTGGGTCGTCACCGCCGAGGCGCTGGAACCCTTCCGCACCGCCCAGCCGGCCCGCCCGGAAGGCGACCCGCAGCCGCTGCCCTACCTCCATGACGAGGCCGATCAGCAGTACGGCGCGCTGGATATCGAACTGGAAGTGTTGCTGCTCACCCCGCGCATGCGCCACGAGCACCACGCGCCGGAGCGCATCGCCCTGAGCAACACGCTGAACATGTACTGGACCGTGGCGCAGATGGTCGCCCACCACAGCGTCAACGGCTGCCGCCTGCAACCGGGCGACCTGTTCGGCTCCGGCACCCTCTCCGGCGAAACCCCGGACAGCTTCGGCAGCCTGCTGGAACTGACCACCGGCGGCAAACAGCCGGTGGTACTGGGTAACGGCGAGGAACGCCGCTTCCTCGAAGACGGCGACGAAATCATCCTGCGCGCCCGCTGCCGCCGCGACGGCTACCCGTCGATCGGCTTCGGCGAATGCCGTGGGCGGATTCTGCCGGCGCATTGA
- a CDS encoding LacI family DNA-binding transcriptional regulator, producing the protein MTAQNKDKKNDRSSRTTGRPTLDEVARRAGVSPITASRALRGVSTVAAELAEKVRQAAAELGYVANPAARALASKQSHNIVVLVPSLANQLFIETLEAIHAVMHPRGLEVLIGNYHYSRDEEENLLRNYLAYQPRGLLLTGFDRTESARRMIEASGVPAVYMMDLDPGAGLHCVGFSQIRAGEAAARHLLKGGRKRLAYIGAQLDQRTLLRGEGFRRALQQAGCYDPALEVLTPRPSSVGLGGELFRQLLSSHPQVEGIFFGNDDLAQGALLEAMRHGIRIPEQVAVLGFNDLPSSEFMVPRLSSIRTPRKAIGTHAAERLLDLINDKAVSEPVMDLGFELMVRESS; encoded by the coding sequence ATGACCGCCCAGAACAAAGACAAGAAGAACGACAGAAGCTCCCGAACCACCGGCCGACCCACTCTCGACGAGGTCGCACGTCGCGCTGGCGTCAGCCCGATTACCGCCTCGCGCGCTCTGCGCGGGGTGAGCACGGTGGCCGCGGAACTGGCGGAAAAAGTCCGTCAGGCCGCCGCCGAACTGGGCTACGTGGCCAACCCCGCCGCCCGCGCGCTGGCCTCCAAGCAGAGCCACAACATCGTGGTGCTGGTGCCCTCGCTGGCCAACCAGCTGTTCATCGAGACCCTCGAAGCCATCCACGCGGTGATGCACCCGCGCGGGCTGGAAGTGCTGATCGGCAACTACCACTACTCCCGCGACGAAGAAGAGAACCTGCTGCGCAACTACCTCGCGTACCAGCCGCGCGGCCTGCTGCTGACCGGCTTCGACCGCACCGAAAGCGCCCGGCGGATGATCGAGGCCAGCGGCGTGCCGGCGGTGTACATGATGGACCTGGACCCCGGCGCGGGGTTGCATTGCGTGGGCTTCTCGCAGATTCGTGCGGGGGAGGCGGCAGCCAGGCATCTGCTCAAGGGTGGGCGCAAACGCCTGGCCTACATCGGCGCGCAACTGGACCAGCGCACGTTGCTGCGCGGAGAGGGATTCCGTCGTGCCTTGCAGCAGGCCGGTTGCTACGACCCGGCGCTGGAAGTGCTGACGCCGCGCCCGTCGTCGGTCGGCCTGGGCGGCGAACTGTTCCGCCAGTTGCTGTCCAGCCATCCGCAGGTGGAAGGCATCTTCTTCGGCAACGACGACCTGGCCCAGGGCGCGCTGCTGGAGGCCATGCGCCACGGCATTCGGATACCAGAACAAGTGGCGGTGCTGGGCTTCAACGACCTGCCCAGCTCGGAGTTCATGGTGCCGCGCCTGTCGAGCATCCGCACGCCGCGCAAGGCCATCGGGACCCATGCGGCGGAGCGCCTGCTGGATCTGATCAACGACAAGGCGGTGAGCGAGCCGGTGATGGACCTGGGGTTCGAGTTGATGGTGCGGGAGAGTAGTTGA
- a CDS encoding gluconokinase yields MLPAIDAVLIMGVAGCGKSSVSEALCLRSGAFAIEGDSFHPQANIQKMSAGIPLTDEDRAGWLDTLAAQLQQAIAAGQRPVLTCSALKLIYRERLRRAVPGLGVVFLELTPETAAQRVAKRPGHFMPASLIDSQFAALEVPTSEPLTLRLDATRPLDELAEAAHLWWRQHSHD; encoded by the coding sequence ATGCTCCCCGCCATCGATGCCGTCCTCATCATGGGTGTCGCCGGATGCGGCAAATCCAGCGTCAGCGAAGCCCTGTGCCTGCGCAGCGGCGCGTTCGCCATCGAAGGCGACAGCTTCCACCCGCAAGCCAACATCCAGAAGATGAGCGCCGGCATCCCACTGACCGACGAGGACCGCGCCGGCTGGCTCGACACCCTCGCCGCGCAGCTGCAGCAAGCCATCGCCGCCGGCCAACGCCCCGTGCTCACCTGCTCCGCGCTCAAGCTCATCTATCGCGAACGCCTGCGCCGCGCCGTGCCCGGCCTGGGCGTGGTGTTCCTCGAGCTCACCCCGGAAACCGCCGCCCAGCGCGTCGCCAAGCGCCCCGGCCACTTCATGCCGGCCAGCCTGATCGACAGCCAGTTCGCCGCCCTCGAAGTGCCAACCAGCGAGCCGCTGACCCTGCGCCTGGATGCCACTCGCCCGCTCGACGAGTTGGCCGAAGCCGCGCACCTCTGGTGGCGCCAGCACTCCCACGACTGA
- a CDS encoding GntP family permease, which produces MLGMSHDTYLLLDAVVTIIGLILLITRFKFHPFIALIIAAGFLGLTSGMPVATIVKSFQDGFGGVLGFVGIILALGTMLGKMMADSGGADQIARTLIQAFGKERVHWAMMFAAFLVGIPLFFEIGFILLVPLVFIVARRSGVSLIKIGIPLLAGLSAVHGLVPPHPGPLLAIGVFGADIGKTIFYGLLVALPTAAIAGPIYGAFIARYIPGKPSEELVAQIAHEPETSDLPSFGITLVTVLLPVFLMLLKTFADVMLADGHVVRAWLDMIGHPITALLLALLLSLYTFGHARGFDSKKILKLLDQSLAPTAAIVMIIGAGGGFKQMLVASGVGDVIGHMAVHAQISPILLAWLVAAVIRIATGSATVATITGAGIVVPVIDLIPGVNRELLVLATGAGSLILSHVNDAGFWLVKQYFNMSVMETFKTWTAMETILSVVGLGFILLLSLFV; this is translated from the coding sequence ATGCTCGGCATGTCCCACGACACCTATCTGCTGCTGGATGCGGTGGTCACCATCATCGGCCTGATCCTGCTGATCACCCGGTTCAAGTTCCACCCCTTCATTGCCCTGATCATCGCCGCCGGCTTCCTCGGCCTGACCTCCGGCATGCCCGTGGCGACCATCGTCAAATCCTTCCAGGACGGCTTCGGCGGCGTGCTCGGCTTCGTCGGCATCATCCTCGCCCTGGGCACCATGCTCGGCAAGATGATGGCGGACTCCGGCGGCGCCGATCAGATCGCCCGCACCCTGATCCAGGCCTTCGGCAAGGAACGCGTGCACTGGGCGATGATGTTCGCCGCCTTCCTCGTCGGCATTCCGCTGTTCTTCGAGATCGGCTTCATCCTGCTGGTGCCGCTGGTGTTCATCGTCGCCCGCCGCAGCGGCGTGTCGCTGATCAAGATCGGCATCCCGCTGCTCGCCGGCCTCTCCGCCGTGCACGGCCTGGTGCCGCCGCACCCGGGCCCGCTGCTGGCCATCGGCGTATTCGGCGCGGACATCGGCAAGACCATCTTCTATGGCCTGCTGGTCGCCCTGCCCACCGCCGCCATCGCCGGCCCGATCTACGGCGCCTTCATCGCCCGGTACATTCCCGGCAAGCCGTCCGAGGAACTGGTAGCGCAGATCGCCCACGAGCCCGAAACCAGCGACCTGCCCAGCTTCGGCATCACCCTGGTCACCGTGCTGCTGCCGGTGTTTCTGATGCTGCTCAAGACCTTCGCCGACGTCATGCTCGCCGACGGCCATGTCGTCCGCGCCTGGCTGGACATGATCGGCCACCCGATCACAGCCCTGCTCCTGGCCCTGCTGCTGTCGCTCTACACCTTCGGCCACGCCCGTGGCTTCGACTCGAAGAAGATCCTCAAGCTGCTCGACCAGAGCCTCGCGCCCACCGCCGCCATCGTGATGATCATCGGCGCTGGCGGTGGCTTCAAACAGATGCTTGTGGCCAGCGGCGTGGGCGACGTGATCGGTCACATGGCGGTGCACGCGCAGATCTCGCCGATCCTCCTGGCCTGGCTGGTGGCCGCGGTGATCCGCATCGCCACCGGCTCCGCCACCGTCGCCACCATCACCGGCGCGGGCATCGTGGTGCCGGTCATCGACCTCATCCCCGGCGTCAACCGCGAACTGCTGGTGCTGGCCACCGGCGCAGGCTCGCTGATCCTCTCCCACGTCAACGACGCCGGCTTCTGGCTGGTGAAGCAGTACTTCAACATGAGCGTGATGGAGACCTTCAAGACCTGGACCGCCATGGAAACCATCCTCTCGGTGGTCGGCCTGGGCTTCATCCTGCTGCTGTCGCTGTTCGTCTGA
- a CDS encoding NADP-dependent glyceraldehyde-3-phosphate dehydrogenase, translated as MPDNNKLDPLFPRLTDIPDAWRPDAPVEQRDYLVNGELRRWDGPLAPVRSPIFLATDEGDQQVILGSTPLLDADAALAALGAAVAAYDNGQGLWPNLRVAERIAHVERFLARMREQRSAVVKLLMWEIGKNLKDSEKEFDRTCDYIVDTIEALKALDRRSSRFELEQGTLGQIRRVPLGVALCMGPYNYPLNETFTTLIPALIMGNTVVFKPAKFGVLLIRPLLEAFRDSFPPGVINVIYGRGRETVSALMASGKVDVFAFIGTHSGAADLKKLHPRPHRLRAALGLDAKNPGIVLPSVDLDNAVSEAITGALSFNGQRCTALKILFVHEDVLPGFLDKFSARLAELKSGMPWESGVALTPLPEPGKVDFLNALLQDALAKGAKVINPGGGESRESFFYPALLSPVSPDMRLYNEEQFGPLVPVVPYRELGEVIDYVLQSDYGQQLSLFGDDPAQVGPLVDAFANQVGRININAQCQRGPDSYPFNGRKNSAEGTLSVHDALRTFSIRTLVATRFTESNKELISQIIRDRDSNFLTTDYIF; from the coding sequence ATGCCCGACAACAACAAACTCGACCCTCTGTTCCCCCGCCTCACCGACATCCCCGATGCCTGGCGCCCCGACGCGCCGGTCGAACAGCGCGACTACCTGGTAAACGGCGAACTGCGCCGCTGGGACGGCCCGCTCGCCCCGGTGCGCAGCCCGATCTTCCTCGCCACCGACGAAGGCGATCAGCAGGTCATCCTCGGCAGCACCCCGCTGCTCGATGCCGACGCCGCCCTCGCTGCGCTGGGCGCCGCCGTGGCCGCCTACGACAACGGCCAGGGCCTGTGGCCGAACCTGCGCGTGGCCGAGCGCATCGCCCACGTCGAGCGCTTCCTCGCCCGCATGCGTGAACAGCGCAGCGCTGTGGTCAAGCTGCTGATGTGGGAGATCGGCAAGAACCTCAAGGACTCGGAGAAGGAGTTCGACCGCACCTGCGACTACATCGTCGACACCATCGAAGCCCTCAAGGCGCTGGACCGCCGCTCCAGCCGCTTCGAGCTGGAACAGGGCACCCTCGGGCAGATCCGCCGCGTGCCGCTGGGCGTGGCGCTGTGCATGGGCCCGTACAACTATCCGCTGAACGAGACCTTCACCACCCTGATTCCGGCGCTGATCATGGGCAATACCGTGGTCTTCAAGCCCGCCAAGTTCGGCGTGCTGCTGATCCGCCCGCTGCTCGAAGCCTTCCGCGACAGCTTCCCGCCGGGCGTCATCAACGTCATCTACGGGCGTGGCCGCGAGACCGTCAGCGCACTCATGGCCAGCGGCAAGGTCGACGTCTTCGCCTTCATCGGCACCCACTCCGGCGCCGCCGATCTGAAGAAGCTCCACCCGCGCCCGCACCGCCTGCGCGCAGCCCTCGGGCTGGACGCCAAGAACCCCGGCATCGTCCTGCCCAGCGTCGACCTCGACAACGCCGTCAGCGAAGCCATCACCGGCGCCCTCTCCTTTAACGGCCAGCGCTGCACAGCCCTGAAAATCCTCTTCGTCCACGAAGACGTGCTGCCCGGCTTCCTCGACAAGTTCAGCGCCAGGCTCGCCGAACTCAAATCCGGCATGCCCTGGGAATCGGGCGTAGCGCTGACGCCGCTGCCCGAGCCGGGCAAGGTCGACTTCCTCAATGCCTTGCTGCAGGACGCATTGGCCAAGGGCGCCAAGGTCATCAACCCCGGCGGTGGCGAAAGCCGCGAAAGCTTCTTCTACCCCGCGCTGCTCAGCCCGGTGAGCCCGGACATGCGCCTGTACAACGAGGAACAGTTCGGCCCGCTGGTGCCCGTGGTGCCCTACCGCGAGCTGGGTGAAGTGATCGACTACGTGCTGCAGTCCGACTACGGCCAGCAGCTCAGCCTGTTCGGCGACGACCCCGCACAGGTCGGCCCGCTGGTGGACGCCTTCGCCAACCAGGTCGGCCGCATCAACATCAACGCCCAGTGCCAGCGAGGCCCGGACAGCTACCCCTTCAACGGCCGCAAGAACTCCGCCGAAGGCACTCTCTCCGTGCACGACGCCCTGCGCACCTTTTCCATCCGCACCCTGGTCGCCACCCGCTTCACCGAGTCGAACAAGGAGCTGATCAGCCAGATCATCCGCGACCGCGACTCCAACTTCCTGACCACGGACTACATCTTCTGA
- a CDS encoding RidA family protein: MSGYNAVLARNTDKAPQGLGPYSQTVAFSHYNNLSAQLPVDPSTGKLVAGGAKEQAEQCFRNLKAVVEGIGHTLNDTVRISIFLTDIADAETVAKVHAAFFPNYLPTLTTVAVAALPLGAQVQVEALITCGEGTIPNAPQAGDLIKVERNAERAPLSPLSTQSVAFSHYNNLSAQLPIDPRTGKLVAGGVKEQAAQCLRNIKTILEGIDVPFDDIVRITVFVKNLADIEAVNQVYTTFFPDSAIARAVGYLPARTVVQAKALPMDALVQIEAVVSHGDGTPPQAVEDRHGIVIKAHNTDAAPKCPYSTQTVAFSHYNHISAQLPLDARTGERVAGGIKEQAGQCFRNLKAIVESIRHAMGDVVKVNVFLKNIDDIAALDEVYATYFPGGVPARRTVGVAALPKGALIQIDAVVANAEGTPPAA, translated from the coding sequence ATGAGTGGCTACAACGCAGTTCTGGCAAGAAATACCGACAAGGCCCCGCAAGGCTTAGGCCCCTATTCCCAAACCGTCGCCTTCTCCCACTACAACAACCTTTCCGCGCAGTTACCGGTCGACCCGAGTACCGGAAAGCTGGTGGCCGGTGGCGCCAAGGAACAAGCCGAACAGTGCTTCAGGAACCTCAAGGCCGTCGTCGAAGGCATCGGCCACACCCTGAATGACACCGTCCGCATCTCCATCTTCCTGACCGACATCGCCGACGCCGAAACCGTCGCCAAAGTGCACGCGGCCTTCTTCCCGAACTACCTGCCGACGCTCACCACCGTCGCCGTGGCGGCACTGCCTCTGGGCGCCCAGGTGCAGGTCGAAGCGCTCATCACCTGCGGCGAGGGCACCATCCCCAACGCCCCGCAGGCCGGCGACCTGATCAAGGTCGAACGCAACGCCGAGCGCGCGCCGCTGAGCCCGCTGTCCACCCAGTCCGTCGCCTTCTCCCACTACAACAACCTCAGCGCCCAGCTGCCCATCGACCCGAGGACGGGGAAACTGGTCGCCGGTGGCGTCAAGGAACAGGCCGCGCAGTGCCTGCGCAACATCAAGACTATCCTGGAAGGCATCGACGTCCCCTTCGATGACATCGTCCGGATCACCGTCTTCGTGAAGAACCTCGCCGACATCGAAGCGGTCAACCAGGTCTACACCACCTTCTTCCCCGACTCGGCCATCGCCCGCGCCGTCGGCTACCTGCCGGCACGTACTGTCGTGCAGGCAAAAGCCCTGCCGATGGATGCCCTGGTGCAGATCGAAGCCGTGGTCTCCCACGGTGACGGCACGCCCCCACAAGCGGTCGAAGACCGCCACGGCATCGTCATCAAGGCCCACAACACCGACGCCGCGCCGAAGTGCCCCTACTCCACCCAGACCGTCGCCTTCTCCCACTACAACCACATCTCCGCCCAGCTGCCGCTGGACGCCAGGACCGGTGAGCGGGTGGCAGGCGGCATCAAGGAGCAGGCCGGCCAGTGCTTCAGGAACCTCAAGGCCATCGTCGAAAGCATCCGCCACGCCATGGGCGACGTGGTCAAGGTCAACGTCTTCCTGAAGAACATCGACGACATCGCGGCGCTCGATGAGGTGTACGCCACCTACTTCCCCGGCGGCGTTCCCGCCCGCAGGACAGTGGGCGTAGCGGCGCTGCCCAAAGGCGCGCTGATCCAGATCGACGCCGTGGTCGCCAACGCCGAGGGCACGCCTCCGGCCGCGTGA
- a CDS encoding phage antirepressor — protein MDDIYIPTVFHRYNRSLRGVLIDNQPWLVARELGYLIRERVDAYVLRMDEDLFREARLVTGGGEEVVLLVSDYGALHVLQRFRDPEHRQLRMWLTGHVLPTLRDQGRVAAGLPKRMQAKGEGRPIAVLDWQGELWVPMGEVPRLMREEWRGRWWRRE, from the coding sequence ATGGACGACATCTACATTCCCACCGTATTCCACCGCTACAACCGTTCCCTGCGCGGCGTGTTGATCGACAACCAGCCCTGGTTGGTCGCCCGTGAGTTGGGTTATCTGATCCGCGAGCGGGTCGATGCTTATGTTCTTCGAATGGATGAGGATCTCTTTCGCGAGGCGCGCCTAGTGACGGGTGGCGGCGAGGAGGTCGTGCTGCTGGTCAGTGACTACGGCGCTTTGCATGTGCTGCAGCGATTCCGTGATCCGGAGCATCGGCAATTGCGGATGTGGCTCACCGGCCATGTGCTGCCGACTCTCAGGGATCAGGGCAGGGTGGCGGCGGGTCTGCCGAAGCGGATGCAGGCGAAGGGCGAGGGTCGGCCAATTGCAGTGCTGGATTGGCAGGGGGAGTTGTGGGTGCCGATGGGGGAGGTGCCGAGGTTGATGCGGGAAGAGTGGCGAGGGAGATGGTGGCGGCGGGAGTAG